From Mycolicibacterium nivoides, a single genomic window includes:
- a CDS encoding TetR/AcrR family transcriptional regulator: MAEISSIDDDSSTRGRILAATAEVLGANGMTKLSLSEVALQAGVSRPTLYRWFASKQELLDAFVVWERKYYEQAVAQASAHLPDNEHLDAALRTVVEYQQSYPGLRMVDIEPEHVIKRLTQVIPLMRERLQRLTTGPDADIAAATAVRVAVCHYLVRSDDADDFLAQLRHAARVKHQH, translated from the coding sequence ATGGCGGAAATATCGTCCATCGACGACGACAGCAGCACCCGCGGACGGATCCTGGCCGCGACCGCCGAGGTGCTCGGAGCCAACGGCATGACCAAGCTCAGCCTGTCCGAGGTCGCCCTGCAGGCCGGGGTTTCCCGGCCCACGCTCTACCGCTGGTTCGCCTCCAAACAAGAACTGCTCGACGCATTCGTGGTGTGGGAGCGCAAGTACTACGAACAGGCCGTGGCCCAGGCCTCCGCCCACCTGCCCGACAACGAACACCTCGACGCCGCGCTGCGCACCGTCGTCGAGTATCAGCAGTCCTACCCGGGCCTACGCATGGTCGACATCGAACCGGAACATGTCATCAAGCGCCTCACCCAGGTGATCCCGCTGATGCGGGAACGCCTGCAGCGACTGACAACCGGGCCGGATGCCGACATCGCAGCGGCCACCGCGGTGCGGGTGGCGGTCTGCCACTACCTGGTGCGCAGCGACGACGCCGACGATTTTCTGGCGCAGCTACGCCACGCCGCCCGGGTAAAACATCAGCATTGA
- a CDS encoding ferredoxin produces the protein MRVEVDLGKCTGHGICESIAEDVFEVSDEGMVHIHGDDHPESDRERLQQAVTQCPATALRMRG, from the coding sequence ATGCGCGTCGAAGTCGATCTGGGCAAGTGCACCGGGCATGGCATCTGCGAATCGATCGCCGAGGACGTGTTCGAGGTTTCCGACGAGGGCATGGTGCACATACACGGCGATGATCACCCGGAGAGCGACCGGGAACGCTTGCAGCAGGCCGTGACTCAATGCCCGGCGACCGCCCTGCGGATGCGGGGCTGA
- a CDS encoding cytochrome P450 — translation MTVASSPQAREYSPFDITSHDFWSRPFAERDETFAQLRAGEGLSWHQPLSTLFDVEEPGFWAVTRRADIQFVSQHPELFTSTQGVALDPMPADVQKFATFFLMMDPPEHTTYRRLISSAFTPRNVRKIEEQIHRNAVAVVDDLIGAGDVDFVDACSAQLPMRTISDMLGVPAADQPALAKAAEKLFSMSDDEYSSLEERAMATINEIMLISNTGVELAKFRRSNPGDDLMTSIVNAEVDGHRLTDEEIGAFLILLASAGNDTTKQTTTHAMMALAANPDQKDWLLEDFDNRIGLATEEFVRWATPVIQFARHATEDVELAGQQIRAGEKVGLFYCSGNRDESVFTDPRRFDLSRSPNPQVGFGGGGPHFCLGNQLAKTELRHLFRELLTRLRTVEFGEPELLYSSFVHGIKRVPAHVA, via the coding sequence GTGACAGTTGCCAGCTCACCGCAGGCACGCGAATACAGCCCATTCGACATCACGTCGCACGATTTCTGGAGCCGGCCCTTCGCCGAGCGTGACGAGACATTCGCGCAGTTGCGTGCGGGTGAGGGCCTCAGCTGGCATCAGCCGCTGTCGACGCTGTTCGATGTCGAGGAGCCCGGTTTCTGGGCGGTGACCCGCCGCGCCGACATCCAGTTCGTGAGCCAGCACCCTGAGTTGTTCACCTCGACCCAGGGCGTTGCGCTGGATCCGATGCCGGCCGACGTGCAGAAGTTCGCCACCTTCTTCCTGATGATGGATCCGCCCGAGCACACCACGTACCGCCGCCTGATCAGCTCGGCGTTCACCCCGCGGAATGTGCGCAAGATCGAGGAGCAGATCCACCGCAACGCCGTCGCCGTCGTCGACGACCTGATCGGTGCCGGGGACGTCGACTTCGTTGACGCGTGCTCGGCGCAGCTGCCGATGCGGACGATCTCCGACATGCTCGGTGTACCCGCCGCCGATCAGCCCGCGCTGGCCAAGGCGGCCGAGAAGCTGTTCAGCATGAGCGATGACGAGTACTCGTCGCTCGAAGAGCGCGCGATGGCCACCATCAACGAGATCATGCTGATCTCGAACACGGGCGTGGAGCTGGCCAAGTTCCGGCGGTCCAATCCCGGTGACGACCTGATGACCAGCATCGTCAACGCCGAGGTCGACGGGCACCGGCTGACCGACGAGGAGATCGGGGCGTTCCTGATCCTGCTGGCCTCGGCGGGCAACGACACCACCAAGCAGACCACCACTCACGCGATGATGGCGCTGGCTGCCAATCCGGACCAGAAGGATTGGCTGTTGGAGGATTTCGACAACCGGATCGGCCTGGCCACAGAGGAATTCGTGCGGTGGGCCACCCCGGTGATCCAGTTCGCGCGGCATGCCACCGAGGACGTCGAGCTGGCCGGCCAGCAGATCAGAGCAGGCGAGAAGGTGGGCCTGTTCTACTGCTCGGGCAACCGGGACGAGTCGGTGTTCACCGACCCTCGGCGTTTCGACCTGAGCCGTTCTCCCAATCCGCAGGTCGGGTTCGGCGGTGGCGGCCCGCACTTCTGTCTGGGCAACCAGCTGGCCAAGACCGAGTTGCGGCACCTGTTCCGCGAGCTGCTGACCCGGCTGAGGACCGTCGAATTCGGTGAGCCCGAACTGCTGTACAGCAGCTTCGTGCACGGCATCAAGCGCGTGCCCGCGCACGTCGCGTAG
- a CDS encoding cytochrome P450 yields the protein MGYLRVCSPKNVTGQAGHTRHTHRRQRRAALDVAEEVHRLETVSHSIFRDVVGDCVTIVAVAVADGERITLLLGAANRDPRRWERPHEFDITRRKLSHLGFAFGLHSCLGMNLARLQAQIFVEDLIDTVGDWQLAGPLDYGTNYTVRGPCRVLIAAA from the coding sequence ATTGGGTACCTACGTGTCTGCTCGCCGAAGAACGTCACGGGTCAGGCCGGCCACACTCGCCACACCCATCGACGTCAGCGTCGAGCGGCCCTCGATGTGGCGGAAGAGGTGCACCGTCTGGAAACGGTGTCGCACTCCATCTTCCGTGATGTGGTCGGTGACTGCGTGACGATCGTCGCCGTCGCCGTCGCCGACGGCGAGCGGATCACCCTGCTGCTGGGCGCGGCCAACCGCGATCCGCGACGCTGGGAGCGCCCCCACGAATTCGACATCACCCGGCGCAAGCTGTCCCACCTGGGATTCGCGTTCGGCCTACACAGTTGCCTCGGCATGAACCTGGCGCGCCTGCAGGCCCAGATCTTCGTCGAGGACCTGATCGACACCGTGGGCGACTGGCAGCTGGCCGGCCCCCTGGACTACGGCACCAACTACACGGTGCGCGGGCCGTGCCGGGTGCTGATCGCGGCCGCCTGA
- a CDS encoding thioesterase family protein — protein sequence MSDSYYELIDETDAIGERFRATDMARGTWSAAIQHGAPVSALLVRALERCEYRADTRLSRVAIDLMGGVPSEGDLWVRAQLERPGKQIELVRAEMLAPGPDGAPRVVARAGGWRMSRLDTTALTHTGVEPLPPLAQARSRDMAKNWETNYVHSVDWRWLTVPQAPGPGESWLKPTVDVVKGEPMTPLQRLFAVADDANGIGSKIDIRKWTFLNTDLVVHIHRVPDGEWIGIRADTNYGPDGIGATVGTLFDQTGAVGAIQQSVLVRPRPPKSS from the coding sequence ATGTCTGACTCTTACTACGAGCTGATCGACGAGACCGACGCGATCGGTGAGAGATTCCGCGCGACCGACATGGCCCGCGGCACCTGGTCGGCGGCCATCCAGCACGGTGCGCCGGTGTCGGCCTTGCTGGTGCGTGCGTTGGAACGCTGTGAGTACCGCGCCGACACCCGGCTGAGCCGGGTAGCCATCGATCTGATGGGCGGGGTGCCGTCGGAAGGTGACCTGTGGGTGCGCGCACAGCTGGAACGACCGGGCAAGCAGATCGAACTGGTCAGGGCCGAAATGCTGGCGCCCGGACCCGACGGCGCTCCCCGGGTGGTGGCGCGGGCCGGCGGTTGGCGGATGTCGCGACTCGACACCACCGCTCTCACCCACACTGGCGTCGAGCCGCTCCCGCCGCTGGCGCAGGCCCGCAGCCGCGACATGGCCAAGAACTGGGAGACCAACTACGTGCACAGCGTGGATTGGCGCTGGCTGACCGTGCCGCAGGCGCCCGGACCGGGTGAGTCCTGGCTCAAGCCGACGGTCGACGTGGTCAAGGGCGAGCCGATGACACCGTTGCAACGGTTGTTCGCGGTGGCAGATGACGCCAACGGCATCGGCTCCAAGATCGACATCCGTAAGTGGACGTTCCTTAACACGGACCTGGTGGTGCACATCCATCGGGTACCGGACGGCGAGTGGATCGGCATTCGCGCCGATACGAACTACGGCCCCGACGGCATCGGCGCCACGGTGGGGACGCTGTTCGACCAGACCGGCGCGGTGGGCGCGATCCAGCAGTCGGTGCTGGTGCGGCCCCGCCCACCGAAATCTTCCTAG